The following are encoded together in the Pedobacter steynii genome:
- a CDS encoding DUF1648 domain-containing protein, with protein MSAEKRPVLKLQLSFVDKGLEALGLLLLLTGWTYLVLAYSKLPESIPTHFSISGKPNAFGHKSDLYNLMTVATALYLLLTIANLFPQYFNYLRSITAENARRQYTIATRILRYLKVMIVFIFVALVWITARY; from the coding sequence ATGAGTGCAGAAAAAAGACCGGTCCTGAAACTTCAGCTTTCCTTTGTCGACAAAGGATTGGAAGCTTTGGGATTGTTGCTTTTATTGACGGGATGGACCTATCTGGTATTGGCTTATTCAAAGCTTCCGGAATCCATTCCAACACATTTCAGCATCTCGGGGAAACCCAATGCTTTTGGTCACAAATCGGACCTCTATAATTTGATGACCGTAGCAACGGCATTGTACCTGCTGCTGACCATCGCAAACCTGTTTCCTCAATATTTCAACTACCTACGTTCCATTACTGCTGAAAATGCAAGGAGACAATATACCATTGCCACAAGGATACTTCGATACCTGAAAGTAATGATTGTTTTTATCTTTGTTGCGCTGGTCTGGATTACCGCAAGGTATTGA
- a CDS encoding YjjG family noncanonical pyrimidine nucleotidase: MIKHIFFDLDHTIWDFDRNAEETLMELYHQYQLESLGLHSSRQFIDTYTENNHLLWAEYHLGKITKETLRSERFSKTFIQLGIHPAHIPSQFEDDYVRMTPTRTNLFEGSEKVLTYLQKKYTLHIISNGFKESTLIKMDKSGLNPYFTNVIISEDVGVNKPDKAIFEYALQKASAQKEESIMIGDSLEADIRGAQGYGMKAIYFNPLNKEKPEDVLWQITHLEELLNHF, from the coding sequence ATGATTAAACATATTTTTTTCGACTTAGACCATACGATCTGGGATTTTGACCGAAACGCGGAAGAAACACTGATGGAATTATATCATCAGTATCAGCTTGAATCCCTGGGCCTGCATTCTTCACGTCAATTTATTGACACTTATACTGAGAATAACCACTTGTTATGGGCAGAATACCATTTAGGAAAAATCACTAAAGAAACGTTAAGATCTGAGCGTTTCAGTAAAACTTTTATTCAGTTAGGTATACATCCTGCTCATATTCCGTCTCAATTTGAAGACGATTATGTTCGTATGACCCCTACAAGAACCAATTTATTTGAGGGCTCAGAAAAAGTATTGACTTACCTGCAAAAAAAATATACGTTACACATCATTTCCAATGGATTCAAGGAAAGCACCTTAATCAAAATGGATAAATCAGGGTTAAATCCCTATTTCACAAATGTGATCATTTCAGAGGATGTAGGTGTTAACAAGCCTGACAAAGCCATTTTTGAGTATGCTTTGCAAAAAGCTTCCGCTCAAAAAGAAGAGAGCATTATGATTGGAGATAGCCTGGAAGCCGACATCCGCGGCGCTCAGGGTTATGGAATGAAGGCCATTTATTTTAATCCCCTGAACAAGGAAAAACCGGAAGATGTGTTGTGGCAGATCACACATCTGGAAGAATTACTAAATCATTTCTAA
- a CDS encoding glycosyltransferase — MQSFAPIALFVYNRPQHTERTIKFLKQNQLATESRLFIFSDGFKSAEDEAKVLEVRELLKNIEGFKSVEVVERKENMGLANSVIAGVSRLVKDYKQVIVMEDDLITSPYMLTYFNEALNRYRNEDQVMHIGAYMYPLKENNLPESFFYRAATSWGWATWDRAWQHFEPNIDTLMAQFDARKRSAFSIEHKMNFWKQMQDFKKGKNNSWAIRWYASIFLKGGLTLNPSQSLVNNIGHDGTGIHSGINDIYNVIINPKPITEYPSEIKENKAAYEIIKDFLSTRKGSLWERLKRYVKQRLG, encoded by the coding sequence ATGCAAAGCTTTGCACCCATTGCCTTATTCGTTTACAACAGGCCACAGCACACCGAACGAACCATAAAATTCCTTAAGCAGAATCAGCTGGCGACGGAAAGCAGGTTATTTATCTTTTCAGATGGGTTTAAGTCTGCGGAGGATGAAGCCAAAGTACTGGAAGTCCGCGAACTGCTGAAGAACATTGAAGGTTTTAAGTCTGTTGAAGTGGTGGAACGTAAGGAAAATATGGGACTGGCCAACTCGGTGATTGCCGGGGTAAGCCGACTGGTAAAGGATTATAAGCAAGTCATTGTTATGGAAGATGACCTCATTACATCGCCCTATATGCTGACTTATTTTAATGAAGCCTTAAACCGTTACCGCAATGAGGACCAGGTGATGCATATCGGAGCGTATATGTATCCTCTGAAGGAAAACAACCTTCCTGAATCCTTCTTTTACCGTGCAGCAACCAGTTGGGGCTGGGCAACCTGGGATCGTGCCTGGCAACACTTCGAGCCCAATATCGATACCCTGATGGCGCAATTTGATGCCAGAAAGAGATCGGCCTTCTCCATTGAGCATAAAATGAATTTCTGGAAACAGATGCAGGACTTCAAAAAGGGGAAAAATAATTCCTGGGCAATCCGCTGGTATGCTTCGATCTTCTTAAAAGGAGGATTAACATTAAACCCATCTCAATCCCTGGTCAACAATATCGGCCATGACGGAACGGGAATCCACTCTGGAATAAACGACATTTACAATGTGATCATCAATCCGAAGCCGATCACTGAATATCCTTCCGAAATAAAGGAAAATAAAGCCGCTTACGAGATCATCAAGGACTTCCTGTCTACCAGAAAGGGTAGCCTGTGGGAAAGGCTTAAAAGGTACGTAAAACAACGTTTAGGATAA
- a CDS encoding S41 family peptidase, with product MKKVFYALTAALLLSNMVTKAQNEPYFTAYPALTPDGQTVVFSFEGDLWKVPAAGGAASRLTAMPGDEINPKVSPDGKWLAFSSNQFGNYDVYLMPLNGGTVKQLTFHDAADEVDNWSWDSKSIYFTSGRYNMYTAYKVGINGGTATRLFDHYFNTIHNIAEAPNGELFFNDTWESKNFANRKRYKGAFNPDIQSWNPKTKSYKQYTDYKGKDFWATVDKNGNVFFASDEWNEEYNLYTFKAGKKTRLTDFKTAIKRPTVAADGNKIVFEKDYQLYLYDVATQKSEKIRIGISRNNILEKEQEFDVRASITAFDLSPDGKKIAFISRGELFVSDAEGKFVKKMERGASSTERAMEVKWLADNRTLLFNQTYKGYQNWFTLAADGKAAIKQLTKDNRNNRDIAFNKAGTQAVYLSGRDEVRMLDLKSLESRTVVKDEIWAFSNSSPSFSPNGEYLLFTAYRNFEQDIFVHHIKDNKTLNLTNTGVSEAAPAWSPDGKYIYFVSSRTKPSYPTGMQDAHVYRMALDEYDEPYRMDKFDELFTEKKEEKPEVKSTAKKDTTKTKTAEKKETKPVVITINTQNIMDRIELQGPSFGSQQGVEVLAKGDKTYMFFYSNHEGGIPGIYRTITEPFESSKTEKVTEGYGGLVEAGGKYYMLVRGVINKYNLEGNKLERLDIGFKFNRNLNEEFNQMFYETWAGLEENFYNETFHGVDWLKTQQHYAGYLPYLNNRSDLRILLNDMLGELNSSHLGFNSFGAEERKNLNYATNETGIIFSDTEPLKIARIVGKSNARHTGVDLKAGDVITMVNGIKVDKYTDRDAYFTMPSLGQEMTLTVDRGGKTITAKVHPQSSGTLRGNLYDEWIAKNRDRVKQLGNNRIAYTYMKNMGGGELENFLLDMVAQENNKEGIILDLRYNTGGNVHDEVLKFLAQRPYLQWKYRGGKMAPQSNFGPAAKPIVLLINEQSLSDAEMTAAGFKELKLGKIIGTETYRWIIFTSAKGLVDGSSYRLPSWGCYTLDGKNIESEGVSPDIYVKNTFTDRLEDKDPQLERAVAEILKDLKK from the coding sequence ATGAAAAAAGTTTTTTACGCCCTTACTGCTGCCTTGTTGCTCTCCAATATGGTGACCAAGGCTCAGAACGAACCTTATTTTACGGCATATCCTGCATTAACGCCAGATGGTCAGACTGTTGTGTTTAGTTTTGAAGGAGACTTATGGAAAGTTCCTGCTGCCGGAGGCGCAGCGAGCCGTCTTACTGCAATGCCTGGCGATGAGATTAATCCTAAAGTTTCCCCGGATGGAAAATGGCTTGCTTTTTCTTCCAACCAGTTTGGAAACTACGATGTTTACCTGATGCCCCTGAATGGTGGTACGGTAAAACAACTGACTTTCCATGATGCTGCGGATGAAGTGGATAACTGGAGCTGGGATTCTAAAAGCATTTATTTTACTTCAGGACGGTATAATATGTATACTGCCTATAAGGTAGGAATCAACGGGGGGACGGCAACACGCCTGTTCGATCATTATTTCAATACCATTCACAATATTGCCGAGGCACCTAACGGGGAGTTGTTTTTTAATGATACCTGGGAAAGTAAAAACTTTGCCAACCGCAAGCGTTACAAAGGGGCCTTTAACCCCGATATCCAATCCTGGAATCCCAAGACAAAATCATATAAACAATATACAGACTATAAAGGCAAGGATTTCTGGGCTACAGTAGATAAAAACGGAAATGTTTTCTTCGCCTCGGATGAATGGAATGAAGAATATAACCTGTATACTTTTAAAGCAGGTAAAAAAACACGTCTGACTGATTTTAAGACGGCGATTAAGCGCCCAACGGTTGCTGCTGATGGAAATAAAATAGTATTCGAGAAAGATTATCAGCTTTATCTATATGATGTGGCTACTCAGAAATCTGAGAAGATCAGAATAGGCATTTCCAGAAATAACATCCTGGAAAAAGAGCAGGAATTTGATGTCCGCGCCTCAATTACCGCATTTGACCTTTCTCCTGACGGGAAGAAAATTGCATTTATTTCCAGAGGAGAACTGTTTGTCAGTGATGCGGAAGGGAAATTTGTTAAAAAGATGGAACGAGGAGCATCCTCAACGGAACGTGCAATGGAAGTAAAATGGCTTGCTGATAACCGTACCCTACTTTTTAACCAGACCTATAAAGGCTATCAAAACTGGTTTACCCTTGCTGCAGATGGAAAGGCCGCAATTAAACAGCTGACCAAAGACAATAGAAATAACCGGGATATCGCGTTTAATAAGGCAGGTACACAGGCCGTTTACCTGAGCGGCAGGGATGAGGTCCGTATGCTGGACCTGAAATCTCTGGAAAGCAGGACCGTGGTAAAGGATGAAATCTGGGCCTTTTCGAACTCTTCCCCATCCTTCTCTCCTAATGGGGAATACCTCTTGTTCACTGCCTATCGTAATTTTGAACAGGATATTTTTGTACACCACATCAAGGACAATAAAACACTGAACCTGACCAATACAGGTGTTTCTGAGGCTGCTCCGGCATGGTCGCCGGATGGAAAATACATTTATTTTGTCAGCTCCAGAACAAAGCCTTCTTATCCTACCGGAATGCAGGACGCACATGTCTACAGAATGGCTTTGGATGAATACGATGAGCCCTATCGTATGGATAAGTTTGACGAGCTGTTTACAGAGAAAAAGGAGGAGAAACCAGAGGTAAAAAGCACCGCTAAAAAAGATACCACAAAAACCAAAACTGCGGAAAAGAAAGAGACGAAGCCTGTAGTGATCACCATCAATACCCAGAATATCATGGACCGGATTGAACTTCAGGGGCCATCTTTCGGATCACAACAAGGGGTAGAAGTACTCGCTAAAGGAGATAAAACCTATATGTTCTTCTATTCTAATCACGAAGGCGGTATTCCCGGAATTTACCGGACCATAACAGAGCCTTTTGAAAGCAGTAAAACAGAAAAGGTGACTGAAGGATACGGGGGGCTTGTTGAAGCAGGAGGTAAATATTATATGCTTGTCCGTGGGGTAATCAATAAATACAATCTGGAGGGAAATAAACTGGAGCGTTTAGATATCGGATTTAAATTTAACCGGAACCTGAATGAGGAGTTTAATCAGATGTTCTATGAAACCTGGGCTGGACTGGAAGAGAATTTCTATAACGAAACTTTCCATGGAGTAGATTGGTTAAAAACACAACAGCATTATGCCGGTTATCTTCCTTATCTGAATAACCGCAGTGACCTCCGGATACTTTTAAACGACATGTTGGGAGAATTAAACTCCTCGCACCTTGGCTTTAACAGCTTCGGGGCTGAAGAGCGTAAAAACCTGAACTATGCGACCAATGAAACCGGAATCATTTTTTCTGATACTGAGCCGCTTAAAATAGCCCGTATCGTAGGAAAAAGCAATGCCAGGCATACTGGCGTTGACCTGAAAGCAGGGGATGTTATTACGATGGTGAATGGGATTAAAGTGGATAAATATACCGACCGGGATGCTTATTTTACCATGCCTTCCCTCGGACAAGAAATGACTTTAACTGTTGATCGAGGAGGAAAAACCATCACCGCCAAAGTACATCCACAGAGTTCAGGTACCTTGAGGGGCAATCTTTATGATGAATGGATTGCAAAAAACAGAGATCGGGTAAAACAACTGGGAAATAATAGGATTGCCTATACTTACATGAAAAACATGGGTGGTGGCGAGCTGGAAAACTTCCTGCTGGACATGGTTGCACAAGAGAATAATAAAGAAGGAATTATTCTGGATCTGCGTTACAATACCGGAGGCAATGTACATGATGAGGTACTGAAGTTCCTGGCACAGCGTCCATACCTGCAATGGAAATACCGTGGCGGAAAAATGGCTCCGCAAAGTAATTTCGGTCCTGCCGCAAAACCAATCGTATTGCTGATCAATGAACAGTCGCTAAGTGATGCCGAGATGACGGCCGCAGGATTCAAAGAATTAAAATTAGGTAAGATTATTGGCACAGAAACCTATCGTTGGATTATCTTTACCTCCGCTAAGGGTCTGGTAGATGGTTCATCTTACCGCCTTCCTTCCTGGGGATGTTATACCCTGGACGGAAAGAATATAGAAAGTGAAGGGGTATCTCCTGATATTTATGTGAAAAATACATTTACTGACCGGTTGGAGGATAAGGACCCGCAACTGGAACGCGCAGTAGCAGAGATACTAAAAGATTTAAAAAAATAA
- a CDS encoding flippase, which translates to MKIPSIPGFDQGAIEKYAKNAGWLLIARVGSLGIKILIGIYVSNYLGATQFGIYNYPLAFATFFIAAAALGLDGFVTRELLRFPEQKNQLLGTAFILKLIGGLAILPLIYFAYQILNGIKPIEASFSYVLIVSFTGIFQAFNIIDSYFQSRTQGKFIMSVQILGNLVSAAFKLILILCGMSLNWFIFALLLDVILLAIGYIYVYQKNGSSIFEWKFESSIAKFLLKNSWPMAFSAILVSIYMKIDALMIQSYLGSKEQGIYSSVVQLSESWYFIPVAIVTAVFPAIMNAKRDDPERYQKRLQNMYDLMVWISLSIAIFMTFASPIIYHLFYTPEYWKASHVLSIHIWAGIFTFLGTASGQFLIAEGYTKFSMFRTGAGALINIVLNVYWIPEYGITGAAVATLIAYFCTNFMVLLVPKTRPQGIMMLKSLFLITLFEKIRNRPRSAQS; encoded by the coding sequence ATGAAAATTCCAAGTATTCCTGGTTTTGATCAGGGAGCAATAGAGAAATATGCTAAAAATGCAGGCTGGTTATTAATCGCCAGAGTGGGTAGCCTTGGAATAAAAATTCTGATTGGTATATATGTCAGCAACTATCTGGGTGCAACCCAATTCGGTATATATAATTATCCGTTGGCATTTGCTACTTTTTTCATTGCCGCAGCAGCATTAGGCCTGGATGGCTTTGTAACAAGAGAACTGCTGCGTTTTCCTGAGCAGAAAAATCAGCTTCTGGGAACGGCATTCATCCTAAAACTCATCGGAGGACTAGCCATCCTTCCACTCATCTATTTCGCCTATCAGATTCTTAATGGGATTAAACCGATAGAGGCTTCTTTTTCCTACGTCCTGATAGTCAGCTTTACGGGGATATTTCAGGCATTTAACATTATCGACAGTTATTTCCAGTCCAGGACACAGGGTAAATTTATCATGAGCGTCCAGATATTGGGAAATCTGGTCTCTGCTGCATTCAAATTAATACTCATCCTCTGCGGGATGAGCCTGAACTGGTTTATATTTGCCCTGCTTCTGGATGTGATCTTACTGGCTATAGGTTATATCTATGTGTACCAAAAAAACGGATCTTCTATTTTTGAATGGAAGTTTGAAAGCAGCATTGCTAAATTCTTATTAAAAAATTCCTGGCCAATGGCCTTTTCAGCAATTCTGGTTTCCATTTACATGAAAATAGATGCGCTGATGATTCAAAGCTATCTGGGCTCTAAAGAACAAGGAATTTATTCAAGTGTGGTTCAATTATCGGAGTCCTGGTATTTTATCCCTGTTGCCATTGTTACTGCCGTTTTCCCGGCAATTATGAACGCAAAAAGAGATGATCCTGAGCGATACCAGAAGCGCCTGCAGAATATGTATGACCTTATGGTGTGGATTAGCCTGAGTATCGCCATTTTCATGACCTTTGCCTCCCCAATTATTTATCACCTGTTTTATACTCCGGAATACTGGAAAGCCTCACACGTTTTATCTATCCATATCTGGGCCGGCATTTTCACCTTCCTGGGAACAGCCAGCGGTCAGTTTCTCATTGCCGAAGGCTATACCAAATTCTCTATGTTCCGCACCGGGGCAGGGGCGCTGATCAATATTGTTTTAAATGTTTACTGGATTCCTGAATATGGGATCACCGGGGCGGCTGTGGCTACGTTGATTGCCTATTTTTGCACGAACTTCATGGTGCTGCTGGTGCCAAAAACCCGGCCACAAGGCATTATGATGCTCAAATCCCTATTCCTGATCACCCTATTTGAAAAAATCAGAAACAGGCCCCGTTCAGCTCAATCTTAG
- a CDS encoding DinB family protein, protein MSRTKDHKRILDIADRYRNRLKEIDESTFLLSPPVGGWSYSEVYFHIFDASILSLTEMTNTISGKGESKATAFAVKLILFFGRLPPGKKYKAPKKLAARLRKVSKAEALEMMDEFLSQLDVACEQIKNADRALKTPHPKLGYLNAFQWLRFIEIHLNHHLQQLRRIGRSYLR, encoded by the coding sequence ATGAGCAGGACTAAAGATCATAAAAGGATTCTGGATATTGCAGACAGGTATCGAAATCGGCTGAAAGAGATTGATGAATCCACTTTTTTACTGAGCCCCCCTGTCGGAGGCTGGTCTTACAGTGAGGTTTACTTTCATATTTTTGATGCGAGTATCCTTTCCTTAACGGAAATGACCAATACCATATCCGGCAAAGGAGAAAGCAAAGCAACTGCTTTTGCTGTGAAACTGATTTTGTTCTTTGGCCGCTTACCTCCCGGAAAAAAATATAAGGCTCCTAAAAAACTTGCAGCCAGACTGAGGAAAGTCAGCAAAGCCGAGGCTTTGGAGATGATGGATGAGTTTCTTTCACAACTGGATGTCGCCTGCGAGCAGATCAAAAATGCGGATAGGGCGCTAAAAACGCCTCATCCAAAACTTGGATATTTAAATGCTTTTCAATGGTTGAGATTTATAGAAATTCATTTGAACCATCATTTGCAACAATTGCGAAGGATTGGGCGGAGCTATCTAAGATAA
- a CDS encoding DUF4476 domain-containing protein, whose amino-acid sequence MKRLVLVLVAMLQTLLIFGQSRSSSEVFVEIPERGNYVVYLDDDFAGSAKGRFRFYEVYRSIPTLIVMQDSQEVFRKRINVPANTRMLFSYSKRSGLRNVVNLPVFDRGQYALDNWDRSFNNNNNNGDEPIGHEVMTTEEHTKLMEMFKREPFEQNQLKLIKAAVKTNLMTTKQLITFLNQFYFDSKKLELAKYAYPYIADPKNFVAVTETLDFQSSKDQIFALMNKE is encoded by the coding sequence ATGAAAAGATTAGTTTTAGTCCTTGTAGCCATGCTACAGACCCTGCTCATTTTTGGGCAAAGTCGCAGCAGTTCCGAAGTATTTGTTGAGATTCCTGAACGCGGGAATTATGTCGTTTACCTGGATGACGACTTTGCCGGATCCGCTAAAGGCCGTTTTCGGTTTTATGAGGTATACAGGAGCATCCCAACACTGATCGTGATGCAAGATAGCCAGGAAGTTTTCCGCAAACGGATCAATGTTCCTGCAAATACCCGCATGCTGTTCAGTTATTCGAAAAGATCCGGACTACGCAATGTGGTCAATCTTCCGGTATTTGACCGTGGACAATATGCATTGGACAACTGGGACAGGAGCTTCAACAACAATAACAACAATGGGGATGAACCAATTGGGCATGAAGTGATGACTACAGAAGAGCATACCAAACTGATGGAGATGTTTAAACGTGAACCCTTTGAGCAAAACCAGCTAAAGCTGATAAAAGCCGCAGTAAAGACCAATTTGATGACCACAAAACAATTGATTACTTTTCTGAATCAATTTTATTTTGACTCTAAAAAGTTGGAACTGGCAAAATATGCTTACCCCTATATTGCAGATCCTAAAAATTTCGTTGCGGTCACAGAAACACTTGATTTTCAGTCCAGCAAAGATCAAATCTTTGCGCTCATGAACAAAGAATAA
- the upp gene encoding uracil phosphoribosyltransferase, which produces MIFNLDKTTSIANAFLAELRDENIQKDSMRFRKNMERLGEFFAYEISKTLEFQRKETQTPLGLANTAFLTEQPVLATILRAGIPLHQGLLNVFDQAESTFITAYRKNHKNGNFVIQVEYISTPDLTDKVVIMADPMLATGMSMVLCCKELLNRYQIKELHIVSAIASTEGVSHVRANLPKAKLWLGAIDEEMTSKSYIVPGLGDAGDLAYGVKQ; this is translated from the coding sequence ATGATATTTAACCTTGATAAGACGACTTCCATTGCCAATGCTTTCCTGGCCGAGCTCCGTGACGAGAACATCCAGAAAGATTCCATGCGTTTCCGAAAAAACATGGAGCGTCTGGGAGAGTTTTTTGCCTATGAGATCAGCAAGACGCTTGAATTTCAACGAAAAGAAACTCAAACACCCTTAGGCCTGGCTAACACTGCTTTTTTGACGGAGCAACCGGTATTAGCCACCATCTTAAGGGCAGGAATCCCCCTACATCAGGGTTTATTAAACGTCTTTGATCAGGCAGAATCTACATTTATTACCGCATATCGGAAGAACCATAAAAACGGAAATTTCGTGATCCAGGTGGAATATATTTCGACTCCCGATCTGACCGACAAGGTGGTGATCATGGCCGATCCGATGCTCGCAACCGGGATGAGCATGGTGTTGTGCTGCAAAGAATTGTTAAACCGTTACCAGATTAAGGAATTACACATTGTATCGGCCATTGCCAGTACAGAAGGGGTTAGTCATGTGCGGGCAAATCTGCCTAAGGCGAAGCTTTGGCTGGGCGCTATTGACGAGGAAATGACCAGTAAATCGTATATCGTTCCTGGTCTGGGTGATGCAGGAGACCTCGCCTATGGTGTCAAACAATAA
- a CDS encoding class I SAM-dependent methyltransferase translates to MAIITEDIVASYNDFYTGSDVEWRMLGAKSKAKNLIEVCQGIQPEKILEVGAGDGSILHYLNDWKFGKELYALEIADSGVSLIRDRKLERLKEVNSFDGYTIPYADDSFDLVILAHVLEHVEHERILLRELKRVAKYLVIEVPLDYRFGVDKRMKHFLNYGHINMYTPTLIRFLLQSEGFSITAEKTSLTPVETIKFCEFKVKKTPKTLFRTLRIELEYRIKNLLGAILGKNKREQFGNAYTVLTKKSTQNLEIF, encoded by the coding sequence ATGGCCATAATCACAGAAGATATTGTCGCTTCCTATAATGATTTCTACACAGGTAGTGATGTGGAATGGCGCATGCTGGGTGCAAAATCCAAAGCCAAAAACCTGATAGAAGTTTGTCAGGGAATTCAGCCTGAAAAGATATTGGAAGTAGGCGCCGGAGATGGCAGCATTCTCCATTACCTGAACGACTGGAAGTTTGGTAAAGAACTCTATGCACTGGAAATTGCAGACAGTGGCGTTTCCTTAATCAGAGACCGGAAGCTGGAACGGTTAAAGGAAGTGAACAGCTTTGATGGTTATACCATTCCTTATGCAGACGACAGCTTTGACCTTGTCATCCTGGCCCATGTACTGGAACATGTAGAGCATGAGCGGATACTGCTTCGCGAATTAAAAAGAGTAGCAAAATATCTGGTGATAGAAGTTCCTTTAGACTATCGTTTTGGGGTCGACAAGCGAATGAAGCACTTTTTGAATTATGGGCATATCAATATGTATACCCCTACCCTGATCCGTTTTCTGTTGCAAAGCGAGGGCTTTTCTATAACCGCCGAAAAAACTTCCCTTACCCCTGTTGAAACCATCAAATTCTGTGAATTTAAGGTAAAGAAAACACCCAAAACATTATTCAGGACATTAAGAATTGAGCTGGAATACCGGATCAAGAATCTTCTGGGTGCTATTTTAGGAAAAAACAAACGGGAACAATTTGGTAATGCTTATACCGTTCTTACTAAAAAATCAACCCAAAACCTCGAGATCTTCTAA
- a CDS encoding class I SAM-dependent methyltransferase: protein MENLLTDRQFWVNYWESKTGLSVNIPSDYLFHRELGEIINKQGVKTAIELGGFPGYYAVFLKKYFKLNVTLLDYFVHQPVTNALLEANQLKEADIHIVETDLFNYQPENQFDLVLSCGLIEHFNDTADIINRHIAFVKPGGTLFITLPNFKALNGWFQKTFDKENYDKHNINCMDPDLLANICKQAGLEVVQSKYFGHFSLWLENEKNKPAGVRLLKKTMWLAGKLFTKVFPFNSRQLSPYIILEARKA from the coding sequence ATGGAAAACCTGTTAACGGACAGACAGTTTTGGGTGAATTATTGGGAGAGCAAAACCGGGCTATCGGTTAACATTCCGTCAGATTATCTTTTTCATCGCGAGCTTGGTGAAATTATTAATAAACAAGGTGTAAAGACTGCCATAGAACTCGGAGGTTTTCCAGGGTACTATGCGGTATTTTTAAAAAAATATTTCAAACTCAACGTTACCCTGCTGGACTATTTTGTCCATCAGCCGGTAACGAATGCTTTGCTGGAAGCCAATCAGTTGAAAGAAGCGGACATTCATATCGTGGAAACCGATTTGTTTAACTATCAACCGGAAAATCAGTTTGACCTGGTGTTGTCCTGCGGCCTGATTGAACATTTTAACGATACCGCCGATATCATTAACAGGCATATTGCCTTTGTTAAACCAGGAGGAACTTTATTCATTACCCTGCCGAATTTTAAGGCACTGAATGGCTGGTTCCAAAAGACGTTTGACAAAGAGAATTATGATAAGCACAACATCAACTGCATGGACCCGGACTTGCTGGCCAATATTTGTAAACAGGCCGGACTAGAAGTGGTTCAGTCTAAATACTTCGGACATTTTAGTCTTTGGCTGGAAAATGAAAAGAATAAACCTGCAGGTGTACGATTATTGAAGAAAACCATGTGGCTGGCGGGTAAATTGTTTACTAAGGTTTTTCCATTCAACTCCAGACAATTATCGCCTTATATTATTTTAGAGGCGAGAAAAGCATAA